In the genome of Streptomyces sp. NBC_00190, one region contains:
- a CDS encoding antibiotic biosynthesis monooxygenase, which yields MTSEKHPETAATVIIGRKVRPGMEREYEKWQDRVNAAVAEYPGHLGVEVSPPTDVQPDWAVVYRFDSVAHLQAWMNGATRQRLLDAGAEYFDGPATQQVISGGAQPTDPLVTVVVTHRVHSDHVDDFLDWQRKMSEEESKFDGFRGTEIFRPIEGLQDEWTTLYRYDNAEHLDAWLTSDKRQEVLAEGKKFEDFKMRTIDDSFGSWFAFDENGKEAPPPSETKTSIAVWVGLYPTVVLLTLALSPLKWPLWFGLLVGNLLSSFIMSFLTMPHYVNRLLGRWLWPRPDESPVKNNLIGIGTVTALTVFWVVVFYLVTRQFWTLP from the coding sequence ATGACCTCCGAGAAGCATCCGGAAACCGCGGCGACGGTCATCATCGGCCGCAAGGTCCGGCCCGGCATGGAGCGGGAGTACGAGAAATGGCAGGACCGGGTCAACGCCGCCGTCGCCGAGTACCCCGGACACCTCGGCGTCGAGGTCTCCCCGCCGACCGACGTGCAACCCGACTGGGCGGTCGTCTACCGGTTCGATTCGGTGGCCCATCTGCAGGCGTGGATGAACGGCGCGACCCGGCAGAGGCTCCTTGACGCCGGCGCGGAGTACTTCGACGGTCCCGCGACCCAGCAGGTGATCAGCGGTGGCGCGCAGCCGACGGATCCGCTCGTGACCGTGGTGGTGACCCACCGCGTCCACTCGGACCACGTCGACGACTTCCTCGACTGGCAACGCAAAATGAGCGAGGAGGAGAGCAAGTTCGACGGCTTCCGCGGGACCGAGATCTTCCGCCCGATCGAGGGCCTTCAGGACGAGTGGACCACCCTGTACCGCTACGACAACGCCGAACACCTCGATGCCTGGCTGACGTCGGACAAGCGGCAGGAGGTCCTCGCCGAGGGCAAGAAGTTCGAGGACTTCAAGATGCGCACGATCGACGACTCGTTCGGCAGCTGGTTCGCCTTCGACGAGAACGGCAAGGAAGCTCCGCCGCCCTCGGAGACCAAGACCTCCATCGCGGTCTGGGTCGGCCTGTACCCGACGGTCGTGCTGCTGACGCTCGCCCTGTCTCCGCTGAAGTGGCCGCTCTGGTTCGGACTGCTCGTGGGCAACCTGCTGTCGAGCTTCATCATGAGCTTCCTCACGATGCCCCACTACGTGAATCGGCTGCTGGGGCGATGGCTGTGGCCCCGGCCGGACGAGTCGCCGGTGAAGAACAACCTCATCGGCATCGGCACCGTCACCGCGCTGACCGTGTTCTGGGTCGTCGTCTTCTACCTCGTGACCCGGCAGTTCTGGACCTTGCCCTGA
- a CDS encoding molybdopterin-dependent oxidoreductase → MTYVVNGKSFAEEPDPGQCLRTFLRALGHFGVKKGCDAGDCGACTVWLDGHPVHSCITPAFRAEGREVTTIEGLGSPGDLHPVQRRFRDAPGFQCGFCTAGMIMTSATFTEAQKADLPRALKGNLCRCTGYRAIEDAVKGVTGVQTAVPGKAVGTSVGAPAADDVVTGRAEFTMDTRMEGMLHIKVLHSPHAHARIVSVDKTAALAVPGVRRVYTWEDVPRRRFTTAIHTDHLVDPDDTYILDDTVRFAGQRVAAVLADTPGAAEEGCRKVAVEYEVLPAVFDPEEAIAEGAPQLHGSEDPFVRDSVHNLLLEIHSHIGDVDAGFAAADVIHEGTYFSPRVQHAHLETHGSIAWMEDGRLNVRTSSQSPSIAKVKLSYLFALRPDQLRVFCKRVGGGFGGKQEVISEDLVALATLDTGRPVCFEFTREEDFTTASPRHPMKLTVKLGAKNDGTLTAFQVRNVSNTGAYGNHGGETLYAGGSAVMIYRCPNKKYDAFSVYTNTVPSGALRGYGMTQPAFAVESAMDELALALHMDPFELRRRNIVRPGDPLVALHDGPDDVMFNEDGLAKCIDLVAGELARTADQPSPGPGWLVGTGVASSLHETAPPTEHISEAWVTLGDDLVYELAVGTVEFGEGTSTAHVQIAANQLGTTPSRIRLVQSDTDRTGFDTGAFASAGLFVAGNAVLRAANAVRDRILEFAAAHTGVHVVMCSMDDEDVVCGDERVSLAELVALARARGIRFTAARKAYGSPRSVTSNAQGFRVAVHQVTGEIRVLYSVHAADAGVLINPQQVRGQVEGGVAQGIGFALTENFQVDADGVMINPNLRNYRIPAYADVPRTDLLLVGSSDSVGAMRSKGMAECCINPVAPALANAVRDATGVRFRELPLTPERIYSRLVESQSARTGPRR, encoded by the coding sequence ATGACCTACGTCGTCAACGGCAAGAGCTTCGCCGAAGAACCGGACCCCGGCCAGTGCCTGCGCACGTTCCTGCGCGCTCTCGGCCACTTCGGCGTCAAGAAGGGCTGCGACGCGGGCGACTGCGGCGCGTGCACGGTGTGGCTCGACGGCCACCCCGTCCACAGCTGCATCACCCCCGCCTTCCGCGCGGAGGGCCGCGAGGTGACCACGATCGAGGGTCTCGGATCACCCGGCGACCTGCACCCGGTGCAGCGCCGGTTCCGGGACGCCCCGGGGTTCCAGTGCGGTTTCTGCACCGCGGGGATGATCATGACGTCGGCGACCTTCACCGAGGCCCAGAAAGCGGATCTGCCGCGGGCACTGAAGGGCAATCTCTGCCGGTGCACCGGCTACCGGGCGATCGAGGACGCGGTCAAGGGCGTCACCGGCGTGCAGACGGCCGTGCCGGGAAAGGCCGTCGGAACGAGCGTCGGCGCGCCGGCGGCCGACGATGTCGTGACCGGCCGGGCCGAGTTCACGATGGACACCCGCATGGAAGGCATGCTGCACATCAAAGTGCTGCACTCGCCGCACGCGCACGCCCGGATCGTCTCGGTCGACAAGACCGCCGCGCTCGCGGTCCCCGGCGTGCGACGCGTCTACACCTGGGAGGACGTGCCGCGCAGGCGCTTCACCACGGCGATCCACACCGACCACCTCGTCGACCCGGACGACACCTACATCCTCGACGACACGGTCCGCTTCGCCGGCCAGCGCGTCGCCGCCGTCCTCGCCGACACGCCCGGGGCGGCCGAAGAGGGCTGCCGAAAGGTGGCCGTGGAGTACGAGGTGCTGCCGGCGGTCTTCGACCCCGAGGAGGCCATTGCCGAGGGCGCGCCCCAACTGCACGGCTCGGAGGATCCGTTCGTCCGGGATTCCGTCCACAACCTCCTGCTGGAGATCCACTCGCACATCGGCGATGTCGACGCGGGGTTCGCCGCGGCCGACGTGATCCACGAAGGCACGTACTTCTCACCGCGCGTGCAGCACGCGCACCTTGAGACCCACGGCTCGATCGCCTGGATGGAGGACGGCCGGCTCAACGTCCGCACCAGTTCGCAGTCGCCGTCGATCGCGAAGGTCAAACTGTCCTACCTCTTCGCACTGCGCCCGGACCAGCTCCGGGTGTTCTGCAAGCGCGTCGGCGGCGGTTTCGGCGGCAAGCAGGAAGTCATCTCGGAGGATCTGGTCGCGCTCGCCACTCTGGACACCGGGCGTCCCGTCTGCTTCGAGTTCACGCGCGAAGAGGACTTCACCACGGCGTCGCCCCGGCACCCGATGAAGCTGACGGTCAAGCTCGGCGCGAAGAACGACGGCACGCTCACGGCGTTCCAGGTCCGCAACGTGTCGAACACCGGCGCCTACGGCAACCACGGCGGCGAGACGCTGTACGCGGGCGGGTCCGCCGTCATGATCTACCGCTGCCCCAACAAGAAGTACGACGCCTTCTCCGTCTACACCAACACCGTTCCGAGCGGCGCGCTGCGCGGTTACGGGATGACCCAGCCGGCCTTCGCCGTGGAATCGGCGATGGACGAGCTGGCCCTCGCGCTGCACATGGATCCGTTCGAACTGCGGCGCCGCAACATCGTGCGTCCCGGCGATCCGCTCGTCGCCCTGCACGACGGCCCCGACGACGTGATGTTCAACGAGGACGGACTCGCCAAGTGCATCGACCTCGTGGCCGGCGAACTGGCCCGCACGGCCGATCAGCCGTCTCCCGGCCCCGGGTGGCTCGTCGGGACCGGTGTCGCGAGCTCCCTGCACGAGACCGCGCCGCCGACCGAGCACATCTCCGAGGCCTGGGTCACGCTCGGCGACGACCTCGTCTACGAGCTGGCCGTCGGCACCGTCGAATTCGGCGAGGGCACCTCGACGGCGCACGTCCAGATCGCGGCCAACCAGCTGGGTACGACGCCGTCGCGGATCCGCCTGGTGCAGTCCGACACCGACCGCACGGGCTTCGACACCGGCGCCTTCGCGAGCGCCGGACTGTTCGTGGCGGGCAACGCGGTGCTGCGGGCGGCCAACGCGGTGCGCGACCGCATTCTGGAGTTCGCCGCCGCGCACACGGGCGTCCACGTCGTGATGTGCTCGATGGACGACGAGGACGTCGTCTGCGGGGACGAGCGCGTCTCCTTGGCCGAGCTCGTGGCCCTGGCCCGGGCGCGGGGCATCCGGTTCACCGCCGCCCGCAAGGCGTACGGCTCGCCCCGCAGCGTCACCTCCAACGCGCAGGGCTTCCGCGTCGCCGTCCACCAGGTGACGGGCGAGATCCGTGTGCTGTACAGCGTCCACGCGGCGGACGCCGGCGTGCTCATCAACCCCCAGCAGGTCCGGGGACAGGTGGAGGGCGGTGTGGCCCAGGGCATCGGATTCGCGCTGACCGAGAACTTCCAGGTCGACGCGGACGGCGTGATGATCAACCCGAACCTCCGCAACTACCGGATCCCCGCCTACGCCGACGTGCCCCGCACCGACCTGCTCCTGGTGGGCTCGTCGGACTCCGTCGGGGCGATGCGGTCGAAGGGCATGGCGGAATGCTGCATCAACCCGGTGGCCCCCGCGCTGGCGAACGCGGTCCGTGACGCCACGGGCGTCCGCTTCCGCGAGCTGCCCCTGACCCCGGAACGGATCTACAGCCGGCTGGTCGAGAGCCAGTCGGCGCGGACGGGCCCGAGACGATGA
- a CDS encoding FAD binding domain-containing protein — MDLNTITEVVRRPADHPGADWRDGDAWLAGGTWLFSAEQPSLRRLVDLTALPWDPLVPSDAGLEIGATCTIRDLYAFVPPADWTAGPLIPTACEAFLSSFKVWNSATVGGNICMSLPAGPMITLTVALEARYELWAPDGSVRTVDALDFVTGNNRNILAPGEMLRRIDIPGHALRKRPAHRRFSLTRLGRSTVFLIGTHTPGTSNLLLTITAGTTRPVRLAFETMPDAHTLRESIDAIPADVWFADPNGTPDHRHHLTQHFAAEIRREIIAGGPA, encoded by the coding sequence ATGGACCTCAACACCATCACCGAAGTCGTGCGTCGGCCGGCCGACCACCCGGGCGCGGACTGGCGCGACGGCGACGCGTGGCTCGCGGGCGGGACGTGGCTGTTCTCCGCGGAGCAGCCGAGCCTGCGGCGCCTGGTCGATCTGACCGCGCTGCCGTGGGACCCCCTCGTCCCGAGCGACGCCGGCCTCGAAATCGGTGCCACGTGCACGATCCGCGACCTGTACGCCTTCGTGCCGCCGGCGGACTGGACCGCGGGCCCCCTCATCCCGACCGCCTGCGAGGCGTTCCTCTCCTCGTTCAAGGTCTGGAACTCGGCGACCGTCGGCGGGAACATCTGCATGTCCCTGCCCGCCGGCCCGATGATCACGCTGACGGTCGCGCTCGAGGCGCGGTACGAACTCTGGGCTCCCGACGGGTCGGTGCGCACCGTCGACGCCCTCGACTTCGTGACCGGGAACAACCGCAACATCCTCGCGCCCGGGGAAATGCTGCGCCGCATCGACATCCCGGGGCACGCCCTGCGCAAGCGCCCCGCGCACCGCCGCTTCAGCCTGACCCGGCTCGGCCGTTCGACCGTGTTCCTCATCGGTACGCACACGCCCGGTACGAGCAATCTGCTGCTCACCATCACCGCCGGCACCACGCGTCCGGTACGGCTCGCCTTCGAGACCATGCCCGATGCCCACACCCTGCGGGAGAGCATCGACGCCATTCCCGCCGACGTCTGGTTCGCCGACCCCAACGGGACCCCCGACCACCGTCACCACCTCACACAGCACTTCGCCGCGGAGATTCGTCGCGAAATCATCGCTGGGGGCCCGGCATGA
- a CDS encoding MerR family transcriptional regulator → MADQAPEPMLTVDELAARAGVTVRTVRFYSTRGLLPPPVIGPRRVGHYGPEHLSRLALIEELQHQGMTLSACQRYLDALPDDLSAHDLAIHRALVASWAPDSAQEVSRAELEKRAGRTLSDIDVRRLTAMNVLAVSADGFRVDLGLLRLGVALLDVPIAHETILAARKVLMEHTRAAAHELTALFRDEVWGPFTEGESDPERVESMKALSAHMQPMVVQALVTAFQRSLKEELRAAFVSGGE, encoded by the coding sequence ATGGCCGACCAGGCACCCGAGCCGATGCTCACCGTCGACGAGCTGGCGGCCAGGGCAGGCGTCACCGTCCGTACCGTACGGTTCTACAGCACGCGCGGGCTTTTGCCCCCTCCCGTGATCGGCCCTCGCCGGGTGGGCCACTACGGCCCGGAGCACCTCTCCCGGCTGGCGCTGATCGAGGAGTTGCAGCACCAGGGCATGACGCTGTCGGCCTGTCAGCGCTACCTGGACGCGCTGCCGGACGATCTGAGCGCGCACGACCTGGCGATCCACCGTGCGCTGGTGGCCAGTTGGGCCCCGGATTCGGCGCAGGAGGTCTCGCGGGCCGAGCTGGAGAAGCGGGCGGGGCGGACCCTGTCGGACATCGACGTGCGACGGCTGACGGCGATGAACGTGCTCGCCGTGTCGGCGGACGGATTCCGGGTGGACCTGGGGCTGTTGCGGCTGGGGGTCGCGCTGCTGGACGTGCCGATCGCGCACGAGACGATCCTGGCGGCGCGCAAGGTGCTGATGGAGCACACCAGGGCGGCGGCGCACGAACTGACGGCGCTGTTCCGGGACGAGGTGTGGGGTCCGTTCACGGAGGGCGAGAGCGATCCGGAGCGGGTGGAGTCGATGAAGGCGCTGTCCGCACACATGCAGCCGATGGTGGTGCAGGCACTCGTGACGGCCTTCCAGCGGTCGCTGAAGGAGGAGCTGCGGGCGGCGTTCGTCTCGGGCGGGGAATGA
- a CDS encoding AMP-dependent synthetase/ligase: MTTNLRLPGRPEELTLPALLARNAAEHGDLPALSWRAGPGAAQWTTLTWREVRRQTAVLASGYAALGVERGDHVLLMMGNRPEHWLSDLALVHLGAVPVTVYGTSAPEQIAHIARHSRARVAVVEGARELARWEPLLTDADVPLERLVVANAAEAGPHRTYGSLYASGARLHRADAFEKAWQDTRPEDPLTVVYTSGTTGDPKGVRLSHRNLMLQAVRLDRHVELPEHAEHICYLPFAHIAERVLGIYLPLLRAAHVRLCADPSAVSGAVRELRPVQFFGVPRVWEKLAASVRAVLAQLPEEQRAAIEAANDLARSRAGHRERGEAIPAALEASYATAKERALDPLLGLAGLDRLVWTASATAPMPLDVVRFWAGWGITIMDAWGLTETSGVCTVNSPDAFRLGSVGRPIEGLELRLAEDGEILTRGETVFGGYLRSDGSVESAADAEGWFPTGDIGRLDEDGFLWLTDRKKELIITSTGKNVSPALVENTVKEHPLIGQALVHGDARSYLVALLVLDPELAPAWAAARGIEAASLGELAEHPAVREEIARAVEAANARLNRTEQIKRYRVLTEEWGPESGELTPSLKLRRRVVREKYGALIDGLYEASYETP; encoded by the coding sequence ATGACCACGAACCTGCGACTGCCCGGACGACCCGAGGAGCTCACCCTCCCCGCCCTGCTGGCCCGCAACGCCGCCGAGCACGGGGACCTGCCCGCCCTCTCCTGGCGGGCCGGCCCCGGAGCCGCCCAGTGGACCACCCTCACCTGGCGCGAGGTGCGCCGCCAGACCGCCGTCCTCGCCTCCGGCTACGCCGCCCTCGGCGTGGAGCGCGGCGACCACGTCCTGCTGATGATGGGCAACCGCCCCGAGCACTGGCTCAGCGACCTCGCCCTCGTCCACCTCGGCGCCGTCCCCGTCACCGTGTACGGAACCTCCGCGCCCGAGCAGATCGCCCACATCGCCCGCCACAGCCGGGCCAGGGTCGCCGTCGTCGAGGGAGCCCGCGAGCTCGCCCGGTGGGAGCCGCTGCTGACCGACGCCGACGTGCCCCTGGAGCGGCTGGTCGTGGCGAACGCCGCCGAGGCGGGCCCGCACCGCACGTACGGCTCCCTGTACGCGAGCGGCGCCCGGCTGCACCGCGCCGACGCCTTCGAGAAGGCCTGGCAGGACACCCGCCCGGAGGACCCGCTCACCGTCGTCTACACCTCCGGCACCACCGGCGACCCCAAGGGCGTCCGCCTCAGCCACCGCAACCTCATGCTCCAGGCGGTCCGCCTGGACCGGCACGTGGAACTGCCCGAGCACGCCGAGCACATCTGCTATCTGCCCTTCGCGCACATCGCCGAGCGGGTCCTCGGCATCTACCTGCCGTTGCTGCGCGCCGCCCACGTACGGCTGTGCGCGGACCCCTCCGCCGTGTCCGGCGCGGTCCGTGAGCTGCGCCCGGTGCAGTTCTTCGGCGTGCCCCGGGTGTGGGAGAAGCTCGCCGCGTCCGTCCGGGCCGTCCTCGCCCAGCTGCCCGAGGAGCAGCGCGCCGCCATCGAGGCGGCCAACGACCTCGCCCGCAGCCGGGCCGGCCACCGCGAGCGCGGGGAGGCGATACCGGCCGCGCTCGAAGCCTCGTACGCCACGGCGAAGGAGCGGGCACTGGACCCCCTGCTGGGACTGGCGGGCCTGGACCGTCTCGTCTGGACGGCGAGTGCCACCGCCCCGATGCCGCTCGACGTGGTCCGTTTCTGGGCGGGCTGGGGGATCACCATCATGGACGCCTGGGGACTCACCGAGACCTCCGGCGTGTGCACGGTCAACAGCCCGGACGCCTTCCGGCTCGGCTCGGTGGGCCGGCCGATCGAGGGGCTGGAGCTGAGGCTCGCCGAGGACGGGGAGATCCTCACCCGCGGCGAGACCGTCTTCGGCGGCTATCTGCGGTCCGACGGATCGGTGGAGAGCGCCGCCGACGCCGAGGGGTGGTTCCCGACCGGGGACATCGGCCGGCTCGACGAGGACGGGTTCCTCTGGCTGACCGACCGCAAGAAGGAACTGATCATCACGTCCACGGGCAAGAACGTCTCCCCGGCGCTGGTGGAGAACACCGTCAAGGAACACCCGCTGATCGGCCAGGCCCTGGTCCACGGCGACGCCCGGTCCTACCTCGTCGCCCTGCTCGTCCTGGACCCGGAGCTGGCCCCGGCCTGGGCCGCCGCCCGGGGCATCGAAGCCGCCTCCCTCGGCGAGCTCGCCGAACACCCCGCCGTCCGGGAGGAGATCGCCCGCGCCGTCGAGGCGGCCAACGCGCGGCTCAACCGGACCGAGCAGATCAAGCGGTACCGGGTGCTGACCGAGGAGTGGGGCCCGGAGTCGGGCGAGCTCACGCCCTCGCTCAAGCTGCGCCGCCGCGTGGTCCGGGAGAAGTACGGCGCACTGATCGACGGCCTCTACGAGGCTTCGTACGAGACTCCGTGA
- the sph gene encoding sphingomyelin phosphodiesterase produces MQHTSNRRNRAAAAAVAAVAAGALAATTAPAATAAESATPRLSVLSYNVFLMSKNLYPNWGQDHRAAEIPKAAFYQGHDVVVLQEAFDNGASDALKANSAAQYPYQTPVVGRSKSGWDATGGAYSSTTPEDGGVTILSKWPVVRKEQVVYKDACGADWWSNKGFAYVVLNVNGVKVHVVGTHAQSTDPGCGAGEAAEMRARQFRTIDAFLDGKNIPANEQVIVAGDMNVDSRTPELASMLAGADLAASDTRTGHPYSFDTALNSIANYRYPTDPREDLDYVLYRKGNARPAGWENNVVKEQSAPWTVSSWGTSYTYTNLSDHYPLIGR; encoded by the coding sequence ATGCAGCACACCTCGAACCGCCGCAACCGGGCCGCCGCCGCTGCCGTCGCCGCGGTCGCCGCCGGCGCGCTGGCCGCCACCACCGCGCCGGCCGCCACGGCCGCCGAGTCCGCCACCCCGCGGTTGAGCGTCCTGTCGTACAACGTGTTCCTGATGAGCAAGAACCTGTACCCGAACTGGGGCCAGGACCACCGGGCCGCGGAGATCCCCAAGGCCGCCTTCTACCAGGGCCACGACGTGGTCGTGCTCCAGGAGGCCTTCGACAACGGCGCCTCCGACGCACTGAAGGCCAACTCGGCGGCCCAGTACCCGTACCAGACCCCGGTCGTCGGCCGCAGCAAGTCCGGCTGGGACGCCACGGGCGGCGCGTACTCCTCCACCACCCCGGAGGACGGCGGCGTCACGATCCTCAGCAAGTGGCCCGTCGTCCGCAAGGAGCAGGTCGTCTACAAGGACGCCTGCGGCGCCGACTGGTGGTCGAACAAGGGCTTCGCCTACGTCGTGCTGAACGTGAACGGCGTCAAGGTGCACGTGGTCGGCACCCACGCGCAGTCCACCGACCCGGGCTGCGGCGCGGGCGAGGCCGCGGAGATGCGCGCCCGCCAGTTCCGCACGATCGACGCGTTCCTGGACGGGAAGAACATCCCCGCGAACGAGCAGGTCATCGTGGCGGGCGACATGAACGTCGACTCGCGCACGCCAGAGCTCGCCTCCATGCTCGCGGGCGCCGACCTGGCCGCTTCCGACACGCGCACGGGCCACCCGTACTCCTTCGACACCGCGCTCAACTCGATAGCGAACTACCGCTACCCGACCGACCCGCGCGAGGACCTGGACTACGTCCTCTACCGCAAGGGCAACGCCCGTCCGGCGGGCTGGGAGAACAACGTCGTCAAGGAGCAGTCGGCACCCTGGACGGTCTCCAGCTGGGGCACCTCGTACACGTACACCAACCTCTCGGACCACTACCCGCTGATCGGCCGCTAG
- a CDS encoding oxygenase MpaB family protein, whose amino-acid sequence MSTTEHPAGHAAEHPVNGTARRTAGVRTDPEPPPPGGVLWTTAGDVRSLLTLPAAFTLQVAHPAVGAGVDQYSVFRTDPWGRGERSLRSVQLWVYGGDEAAAEGRRVRRLHREIQGTDTRGRRYHSLDPACYAWVHATGFPIALYSGRYLFRRISPADERQLYREWLQVGRILGLRDRDMPQTVEEFWPYYRRMLAEEIEPTAVARELVATDVPLPRPEGGSLPVRLLLRLTWPLLRVAFLRLRAFVTVGYMPPEARAAVGLEWSPAQERRLRRFSTAVRLLVPVLPERLRYLPVARAARARWRAAAR is encoded by the coding sequence ATGAGCACGACGGAGCACCCCGCGGGGCACGCTGCGGAGCATCCCGTGAACGGGACGGCGCGCCGCACGGCCGGGGTCCGCACCGACCCCGAGCCGCCCCCGCCCGGCGGGGTGCTGTGGACCACCGCCGGGGACGTCCGGTCCCTGCTGACGCTGCCCGCCGCCTTCACCCTCCAGGTCGCCCACCCCGCGGTCGGGGCCGGGGTCGACCAGTACTCGGTCTTCCGCACCGACCCCTGGGGGCGCGGCGAGCGCTCGCTGCGCTCCGTCCAGCTGTGGGTGTACGGCGGGGACGAAGCCGCGGCCGAGGGCCGCAGGGTCCGCCGCCTGCACCGGGAGATCCAGGGCACCGACACCCGGGGGCGCCGCTACCACTCCCTCGACCCGGCCTGCTACGCCTGGGTGCACGCCACCGGATTTCCCATCGCCCTGTACTCCGGGCGCTACCTCTTCCGCCGCATCAGCCCCGCCGACGAGCGGCAGCTCTACCGTGAGTGGCTCCAGGTGGGCCGGATACTCGGCCTCCGCGACCGGGACATGCCGCAGACCGTCGAGGAGTTCTGGCCGTACTACCGCCGGATGCTGGCCGAGGAGATCGAGCCGACCGCGGTCGCCCGCGAGCTGGTCGCCACCGATGTGCCGCTGCCCCGCCCCGAGGGCGGCTCGCTGCCGGTGCGGCTGCTGCTGCGGCTCACCTGGCCCCTGTTGCGCGTGGCCTTCCTGCGCCTGCGGGCCTTCGTCACCGTCGGCTACATGCCGCCCGAGGCGCGCGCGGCCGTCGGGCTGGAGTGGAGCCCGGCCCAGGAGCGCAGGCTCCGGCGGTTCAGCACGGCCGTACGGCTCCTCGTACCGGTGCTCCCCGAACGGCTGCGGTACCTGCCCGTCGCGCGGGCGGCGCGGGCCCGATGGCGCGCCGCCGCCCGCTGA
- a CDS encoding M1 family metallopeptidase, with protein sequence MHRKVIAPSVLAASLLLVIPASAASSGPGAPGIGDPYYPASGNGGYDVSHYDLRLQYQPKTDLLEGTATLLATAKQDLSRFNLDFGLQVSEVRVNGAKAKFAASGSHELEVTPARPLARNTPLTVVVKYAGKPSELKVDGWTAWQRTPDGGVAAQEPDSAVWWFPSNDHPLDKATFDVSVNVPDGTQAISNGVLQSQTSRLGWTRYNWRSNKPQATYLATLAVGKFDITTDKTASGLPVLNAYSKDLGDNAGAARASVERTAEAAEWLEGVFGPYPFNALGGYVPNVTAGFALETQTRPFYGPRQFQNGANVSVVVHELAHQWYGDSVSVEGWKDIWINEGFARYSQWLWSEKEGEGTAQELADWAYSTRPAEDPFWQVKPGDPGPENQFHGAVYDRGGIALQALRNHIGDEKFFQILKGWPAERAYGNAKVADFVAYAEKISGRPLVQLFDTWLYTPGKPDASALNPTAPAATARSFSAPAAKTEPKSWKKIAETNTIHDHEHEHRSDKR encoded by the coding sequence GTGCACCGCAAAGTCATCGCCCCGAGCGTGCTCGCCGCCTCCCTGCTGCTGGTGATCCCGGCATCGGCGGCGAGTTCCGGTCCGGGCGCCCCGGGTATCGGCGATCCCTACTACCCGGCCAGCGGCAACGGCGGATACGACGTGTCGCACTACGACCTGCGCCTGCAGTACCAGCCGAAGACGGACCTGCTCGAAGGCACCGCCACCCTCCTCGCCACCGCCAAGCAGGACCTGTCCCGCTTCAACCTCGACTTCGGCCTCCAGGTCAGCGAGGTCCGGGTCAACGGGGCCAAGGCGAAGTTCGCCGCCTCCGGAAGCCATGAGCTGGAGGTCACCCCGGCCAGGCCGCTGGCGCGCAACACCCCGCTGACCGTCGTGGTCAAGTACGCGGGGAAGCCCTCCGAGCTGAAGGTGGACGGCTGGACGGCCTGGCAGCGCACGCCCGACGGCGGTGTGGCGGCGCAGGAGCCCGACTCGGCGGTCTGGTGGTTCCCGAGCAACGACCACCCGCTCGACAAGGCCACCTTCGACGTCTCGGTCAACGTCCCGGACGGCACCCAGGCGATCAGCAACGGCGTCCTCCAGTCGCAGACTTCGCGGCTCGGCTGGACCCGGTACAACTGGCGCTCCAACAAGCCGCAGGCCACGTACCTCGCCACCCTGGCGGTCGGCAAGTTCGACATCACCACCGACAAGACGGCGAGCGGCCTGCCGGTCCTCAACGCCTACAGCAAGGACCTCGGCGACAACGCGGGCGCGGCGCGGGCGAGCGTGGAGCGGACGGCCGAGGCCGCCGAGTGGCTGGAGGGGGTCTTCGGTCCGTACCCCTTCAACGCGCTGGGCGGCTACGTGCCGAACGTGACCGCGGGCTTCGCGCTGGAGACCCAGACGCGGCCGTTCTACGGGCCGCGCCAGTTCCAGAACGGCGCGAACGTCTCGGTGGTCGTGCACGAGCTGGCCCACCAGTGGTACGGCGACAGCGTGTCCGTCGAGGGCTGGAAGGACATCTGGATCAACGAGGGCTTCGCCCGCTACAGCCAGTGGCTGTGGTCGGAGAAGGAGGGCGAGGGCACGGCGCAGGAGCTCGCCGACTGGGCCTACTCCACGCGCCCGGCCGAGGACCCGTTCTGGCAGGTCAAGCCAGGTGACCCGGGTCCGGAGAACCAGTTCCACGGTGCCGTCTACGACCGCGGCGGGATCGCCCTGCAGGCGCTGCGCAACCACATCGGCGACGAGAAGTTCTTCCAGATCCTCAAGGGGTGGCCGGCCGAGCGCGCCTACGGCAACGCCAAGGTCGCGGACTTCGTCGCCTACGCGGAGAAGATCTCGGGCCGGCCGCTGGTCCAGCTGTTCGACACCTGGCTGTACACCCCGGGCAAGCCGGACGCCTCGGCCCTGAACCCCACGGCGCCGGCCGCCACGGCCCGTTCCTTCTCGGCCCCGGCGGCGAAGACGGAGCCGAAGTCCTGGAAGAAGATCGCGGAGACGAACACGATCCACGACCACGAGCACGAGCACCGGAGCGACAAGCGCTGA